The nucleotide sequence GGAACGGCTGATGCCCCTGTCCGTCGACGAGGTGAAGGCGGGCGACTCCCGCGAGCAGGTGGTCGTGGAGGACCTCAAGCGCACGCAGATCGTGCAATACGCCGGTGCTTCGGGCGACTTCAACCCCCTGCACACGGATCAGGAGTTCGCTGTGAAGGTGGCCGGCTACCCCGGCGTGTTCGCCCACGGCATGCTCACCATGGGTATGACCGGCAGGGTGCTCACCGATTGGCTGGGCCGGGAGAACCTTCTCCGCTTCGGGGTTCGCTTCAAGGCGCAGGTGTGGCCCGGCGACACGCTCACGGTGACCGCGACCGTCGATGCCGTCACGCGTGACGACGCGGGTCCGCTCGCCGAAATCTCTCTGCGTACCGTCAACCAGCACGGCGCCGAGGTCGTCACCGGCACGGCTGCGGCCCGCCTCGCCGAGTGATGCGCCCGAAGCCGGACACCCCGTGCCACGAACCGGAGGCCACGTGACGATCGAACCCAACCGCGCGGACACGCCGGAAGCCGGCACCGAAGCCGCCCCGGTCATCCTGTGGGAGGAGCACGACGGCGGGGTCGTCGTGCTGACCCTCAACCGGCCCGAGCATTACAACGCGTGGACGCTCGACATGGAGCTGCGGTACAACGAACTGCTCGACCGGGCCGAGACCGATCCCGATGTCCGTGCCGTGGTCCTCACCGGCGCGGGGCGCGGTTTCTGCCCCGGCATGGACATGAGCGTGCTCGACGCCGCGTCCTCCGGGGCACGCCCCTGGCCCACCGACCAACTGCCCCCGCGCAGCCGCCCGATGTCCTTTCCCAAGCCGATGATCGCCGCGGTCAACGGCGCGTGCGCCGGCATCGGGTTCAACCAGGCGCTCATGTGCGACGTCCGGTTCTCGGTCCCCGGAGCCAGGTTCGCGGCGGCCTTCAGCCGCCGGGGACTCGTGGCGGAGGACGGTGTCTCCTGGATCCTGCCGCGCGTGGTCGGCATGGGCCACGCGACCGACATGCTGCTGTCCTCCCGCAAGGTGACCGCTTCCGAGGCACTTGCCATGGGCCTGGTCAACCGCCTGGTCGAACCCGACGAGCTGCTGCCCACGGCGCTGGAGTACGCGGGGGAACTCGCCCGGGAGTGCAGTCCGTACGCCATGTCGCTGATCAAGCGCCAGCTGGTCGACGACGCGAACCGCGGGTTCGTCGAGGCACGCGACGTGGCCCGTGGCCTGCTGGCCGAGGCCAAGCAGGCGCCGGACTACCGGGAGGGAGTGCGCAGCTTCATCGAACACCGTCCGCCCCGCTTCGCCGGGCTCGGTGAGAAGGACGGCGGGTGAGAGCCGTTCGCGGCATCACCGGAGGCAAGCGCCGTCACGAGACATGTCGGTTCGAGGAAGGGCGACGATGACGGAAACGGCACGGCTGTACGGTAAAACGGCGCTCGTCACCGGAGCCGGCCAAGGGGTGGGCCGCGGCATCGCGCTCGCCCTGGCCGGCGAGGGTGCCACGGTCGTCGTCGCCGGGCGCACCGAGAGCAAATTGCGCACGGTCGCGGAGGAGATCGCCGCCCGCGGTGCCCGAGCGCACGTCGTCACCGGAGATGTCGGGCGCCGCGAGGACGTCGAGCGGATGGTGGCCGAAAGCGTCTCCGCGAGCGGCGGTCTCGACATCCTGGTGAACAACGCCCAGACGTCCGTCCAGCGGCTCCTGAAGGACACCACCGCCGAGGACGTGGACCTCGCGTACCGGAGCGGGCCGCTCGCCACGTTCCACGCGATGCTCGCGGCACTGCCGCACCTGCGGGTCAACGGCGGCAGTGTGGTCAATCTCGGCTCCTCCACGGCGGTGCTGGGGGACCCCGGTTTCGGGTCGTACGCGATGGCCAAGGAGGCGATCCGGGGCCTGACCCGCGTGGCCGCGCGGGAGTGGGGGGCGTACGGGGTCCGCGTGAACACCATCTGCCCGGCGGCGTCGAGCCCCGCCGCCGACGAATACCTCCAGGCCCGTCCGGAACGACTTGCCAGGCTCACGGCGGAGTTCCCGCTCGGACGTCTGGGGGAGCCGGTGAACGACATCGGACGCGCCGTCGCGGCCCTGGTCAGCGACGACATGGCCTACCTGACGGGAGCCACGCTGATGTTGGACGGCGGTCGCACCATCATCTCTTGACGCCCGCGCCGCGTCGTCACGCGGGCACGCGTGGCCCATCCGCGGCCGTCGCACGGCGTGGCACTCCCGGTCCGAAGGCCGGGCATTCACGGAAGGAGATCCCGATGACCGGCACGCCGCACGCCGCTGTTCCCGGCGGGGAGGCCCGCCTCGTTCCGACGCCGAGCGACGGCCCGTTCGCCGTCGGCGGACACACCGACGGCCGAGGCGCGCGCATGGCAGGCAAGGCGGTGCTCGTCACGGGCGCGGGAAGTGCGGGTGAGCTCCCGGGCACGGGAGCGGCGACGGCCATGTTGCTGGCCGCACAGGGGGCCACCGTCGGCATCCTCGACGTCGACGCCGCGCGGGCCGCCCACACCCGCGGGTTGGTCGAGGAAGTCGGCGGCCGGGCCGTCGCGCTCGTCGCGGACATCACCGCCGAGGACGCGGCACGAGGCGCGGTCGACGACTTCGCCGGCCGCGTCGGACGGCTGGACGCGGTGGTGAACAACGCGGGCATCAGCGGCGAGGGCGGCATCGCCGCCACCACCCGGGCCGGCTGGGACCGGGTCTTCGCCCTCAACGTCACCGCGGCCATGCAGGTGGCCCGTGCCGCCCACCCCCATCTGGTGGCCGCGGGCGGCGGATCCGTCGTCAACGTCTCGTCCGTGGCGGCGCTGCGCGGATTCGGCAGCGGGGCATACGGGGCCAGCAAGGGGGCCCTGCAGTCGATGACCGTCGACCTGGCCTACTCCTGGGGGCGGGACGGCATTCGCGTCAACTGCCTGGTCCCCGGCCACCTGCACACTCCCATCGGCGACCACGGCGGTGAAGAGGGCAGGCGGTTGCGCAGCGCGGCGAACATGCTTGGCATCGAGGGCAATGCCTGGGACCTGGCCTGGGCGGTGCTCTTCCTCGCCGGTACGGAATCGCGCTGGGTCACGGGAACGGTGATCCCCGTCGACGCGGGCACCACCGCCGCGACCGTGCTGGGCATGCTGCCGTACATGGCCGAGGCCCGGAGAGAAGACGCCGACCGGTGACAGACTCCGGCCGCATCCCGCGGTCGGCGCCGCCGCATGCCGGCCGCCCGCCGACCAGGTATCGATGGTGTCGGACCGCCCGGACGGCCGGTGCGTCTCCCCGGATCTTCCGTCGTTTCGATGGCGCCTGGCGCCGACGGGACCCGCGCCTCGTCGACCCGCCCGCCGGGGCTGGGGGGCGGGGCCTCTCGTCCGATCGGGACGGACCGTTTTCCCGGTGCATGGAGACGGCGGAGGCCGCGTGCGGGGCACACGCCCCACGCAGATTCTATTCTATGAGCTACGATAATTTATCTATCTATTATTTGAGGGGGCGACCCCGTGGTCCGGCGAGGAGAGTCCTGCCATGCCGTCGACAGCCTTGGCCGGTATACGAGTTCTGGACCTGTCCCGCGTGCTCGCCGCCCCGTTGGCCACGCAGTGGCTGGCTGATCTCGGGGCCGAGGTGATCAAGGTCGAGCGCCCGGGAAGCGGTGACGAGTCCCGCACCTACGGGCCGCCCTTCCTGGCGGACGCGTCCGGCGAACCCACCGATACGGCGGCGTTCTACCTCGCCTGCAACCGCAACAAGCAGTCGATCACCGTCAACCACGCGATCCCGGAAGGGCAGGAACTGATCCGGCGGCTCGCCGCCCGCAGCGACGTCGTGGTGGAGAATTTCCGCGCCGGCACGCTGCGCAAGTACGGACTCGACCACGAAAGCCTGCGCGAGCTCAATCCTGGTCTGGTCTACCTGTCGGTCACCGGCTTCGGGCAGGACGGTCCGTATGCGACCCGTCCCGGCTACGACGGCGTTTTCCAGGCGATGTCCGGCATGATGAGCGTCTCCGGTCATCCGGACGAGCCGATGAAGGTCGGCGTGAGCATGGTGGACATCCTGACCAGCCTTTACGGTGGCATGGCCGTCCTGGCGGCACTTCGCCATCGGGACGAAACCGGTGAGGGCCAGCACATCGACCTCTCACTGCTCGACTGCGGCTTGGCGTCGCTGTCCCACTTCGCCATGAACTACCTGGTCGGCGGCGAGGTTCCCCAACGACGTGGCAACGGCGGCTACGGCGGCATCCCGTCGCAGGCGTTCATGTGCCAGGACCGGCCGCTGTTCCTGGTGGCGGGCAACGACAAGCAGTTCGCCGCCTTCTGCGCGGCGGCCGGACGCGAGGACCTGCTGACGGATCCGAGGTTCGCCGGCACCAGTGCCCGCATCGCCAACCGCGAGAAGATCCTCCCCGTACTGGAGGGCATCTTCCGCACCCGCACCCGCGACGAGTGGCTGGCCCTGCTGGAGGCCCACGACGTTCCGGCGAGCGCGATCCACGAGATGCCGGAGGTCTTCGCCGATCCCCAGGTGCGGCACCGCCGCATGCTCGTGGAGGTCGACGACCCGGTCTCCGGGCGCCTGCCGCTGCTGGCGAACCCGATCCGGCTGTCGGCCACCCCCGTGGACGCGTACAAGGCCCCGCCCCGGCTCGGTGAGCACACCGCAGAGGTCTTGGCCCGCCTCGCGGATGTCGGGGAGGCCGAACTGGAAGAACTGCGGAGGGCGGGCGCGGTCTGAGCGGTCGCGCCGCCGCGGACTCCGCCACCCCGCCACCCCACAGGGAAGGAACACCATGACGTCCAGCAATCGCCGCGAGACCCACACTCCTCGCGACGTATGGGCCGGCTCGGACTTTCAGGAGCCGCCCCGCACCCCGGGCGGGGTGGCTCTCTGCGGGGCCTGCCGCGTCACCGGCACCTGCCGGCTCGGGGTCGAGCGCGAGCATCTCGACGAGGCGGGGACCGCGTGGTTCGCGGTGTCCTGCCCCCGAGATCAGGAGGGCGGCCCCAATGTCGCCCACGGCGGCTGGACGGCCGCCGTGCTGGACGAGTGCCTGGGCCACCTGCCGCTGCTCAATCGCACCTTGTCGGTCACCGCGGAGCTGACGGTCTCCTTCGTCAAGCCCGTCCCCGTGGAGCGCCCGTTGCGGGTCCGCGCCTGGGTGGACCGGCGCGAGGGATCGCGCTGGTACATCTCCGGCGACATGGTCCTGCTGCCGGGCCGCGCCGTGATCGCCCGCGCGAGCGGCATCTGGGTCAGCCGTGACCCGGGGCACTTCGACCGGCACGAACAGTGGCTTTCCGAGCAGGACAACGCGTCGGAGAGGTGAATTCGGGAGAGGCGCCCGCCCCGGCGGGCCGCCTCCCCGTCGGCCGAGGTGCCGCGCGGCGGAACCTAGACGAGCCGAAGCCGGCGCGTACTCTCCGCCCGCCCGGCGGGTGGCTGGGGCTCACTCGGCACGGGAGCGGCGAAAACGCCTTCATGCACCCAGTCGTACGGGATCTGGGGCTGCGGAAGGTGCTCGCGGTCGGGCACGGCGACCCCGTACAGCCGCGAGTAGCGGAACTTGAACTCAAGGTTGTCGAGGATGCTCCAGTACTCGTACCCCCGCACGTCCACACCGTGGTCCATCAGGTCGGCGAGCCAGGAGAGCTGGTTGGCGAGTCGGGTGCGCCGCCGCGCGGTGGCCTCGGGGGAGTCGGCCTCCGGCTCGACGTCGCACATGCCGTTGTCGATGATGTGCACCGGCGGGAGTGCCTCGCCGTAGAGGTCGTGAAGGGCCGCCACCGCGTCCGCCAGCGCCTCGGGCACCACGGGCCACCCATACACGGTGGTCTCGACGTCGTCCATCGGTATGAGCGTGAAACCCAGCAGCGCGAGCAGACTGTTCAGCTCGTTCAAAGCGCGGAAGCGGTCGTTCGGGGACAGCACACGGAGCAGGTTCTCCGGCGCGGCGACCCGCGACGGCACGTGCCACAGCAGGCCCAGCGCATCCTGCGGAGTGGCGATGGTGTCCATGTCGCCGGGGCGCACGCACCCGGTTTCCTCAACAGGGGAGTAGCCGCTGTCGGTGGCCACATGGCTGCCGTGCAGCATGGGGTCCAGGAAGAGGCGGTGCGCCCAGTTCTCCAGGAGTTCCAAGGCAAGCCGGTCCGCCGGGTCGTGGGTTGCGGGGTACCCGCCCATGAGCAGGGACGAGGTCATGACCCGCGCTGTCCCGTCGGAGGCACGCAGCGCCTGGGTGGCGAGGCCCGAGCCCAGCAGGAGGTGGTGCAGGGCCGGAAGGCCAGCCACACCCGCCGCGCGATCGAGGTGAAACATGCCCGCGACGTGGTCGAACACCGGCTGGGACATGTTCCCGACGGTCACCCAGCGCGAGACGCGGTCACCGAACCGCTGTCCGAGCTCGTGCGCGAAGTCGGCGAAGCGCGACGCGGTGTCACGATCGAGCCAGCCACCCGCCTCGTCCACCCAGGGCGGCATGTCCCCGTGGAGCAGTGTCAGCGCGGGCCCGCCGCCCGCGTCGGCGAACGCGTCCAGCGCGCGGTCGCAGCGGGCGAGCGCCGCCGCGTCCCAGGAAGTGGGACCGTCCGGTTGCAGATTCGCCCAGCCCGCGACCGCACGGTACGAGGACGGAGTGACGGCGAAGACGTCGCGCACGTCACGGATCCAGCGGTGTGCCTGGTCGGTGTACACGCCGAACGGGGCATCCGCAGCGGACGGTGCACTGATCACCGCGGCGGTGGAAACCCCCCAGTCAACGGCTTGCAAACGGTTGCGAAGATCGGGGCCGCGCATGCTCACCATCCGTGATGATTCGGGTGAATCGGCGAGGGGATTTGAGCCCGACGCTAACACCGTGGTGGCGTGCCGACAATGGTCCGGTGAAATCCCGCCACGCGCCCTTGCCGGAGTGACCGGGCGCGTGAAGTCGCCTTCGGGGGCACGGGCATCAGGGCACCGCGAGTTCCGACGCGCGTGCGAGGCGGCCGTGACGGCGACCCCGGGCAACCACCGCTCGGCGACAGGAGCTATCCCTGCCGCATGTCGGCCACGTACGGCTGGTGGGCGAGCAGTCCGCCGTCGACGCAGAGTGTCTGGCCGGTGATGAACCCCGCCTCGTCCGAGGCGAGGAAGACCACGGCGTTCGCGACGTCCTCGGGTCGGCCCAGCCGGGGCGTGAGGTGGTGCCGGAGCATGGTCTCCTGCATCGCACCGTGCGCGGACCCGGAGCTCGCCCCGGTGACGATGAACCCGGGGGCGATGGCATTGCACCGTACGCCCTGCTTGCCGTACTGGGTGGCCACGTACCGCGTGAGGTTGTTCAGAGCCGCCTTGGACGCGCCGTACGCGGGGTTGCGCAGGTCGCCGGCAAGCCCCGATCCCGACGAGGTGTTGATGATCGACCCTGTCCCCTGTTCGATCATGTGCGGCACTGCGGCCTTGATCGCCAGGACCGTTCCGCGCACGTTGATGCGCATCGTGTCGTCCCAGACCTGCGGGTCCGCCTCGGCGACGGCCGGATCGGACCGGGCCGCCAGGTGTGTGGCGGCGGCGTTGTTGTGCAGGACGTCGATGGTGCCGTACTCCCGAACTGTGCGTTCGATCAGCGCGGGAACCGAGTCGGCGTCGCCGAGATCGACCTCGACCGCGAGTGCGGTGCCGCCGGCCGCGATGATGCGGTCCGCCACCGTCTGGGCGCCGGCGAGGTTCAGGTCCGCGACGACAGTGCGGGCTCCCTCCGCAGCGAGTCGTTCGGCGGTCACCGCACCGATGCCGGACGCGGCGCCGGTGACGACCGCGGTCTTGCCTGCCAGCCTGTTCATGCTTCCGTCCTTCCACTGGTGGGCCCGCCGCGCTGATCGTGTGCGTGGGCCGCGCTTTTACGCGCGTCCGTCAGGCCGCGGGGTCGGCTTGGAGCAGCGGGCGAAGGCGCGTGCAGATCGTTTCGACGTGCCGGGCGACGGCCTCGGGGGGTAGCCCGGCGACGGATGCCCAGAACCATACGGTCTCCACGGGGGCATCGCCGACGTACTCCCAGACCTGCCTGGCGACTTCCTCCGGCGTGTCGAATATGTACGAGGACAGAGGGCCGCGTGGGGCCCGGCCGCGCAGCTTCTCCGGATCCACCGGCCGGGGCGTCGGCTTCCCGGTCCCTTCCACCATGTACCGGCGATAGCTGTCGAGCTGGTACGCGATGTGCGGCGCGACCAAGGGCCAGTCACGCTCCGGGTCGTCGGTGACGAACGCCTCGATGCCGCCCGCCATCCGGCCGTCGGCCGGATGGTGCCCGCCCTCCAGCAGCCCTTCCCGATAATGCGGCCATGACGCGGCGTTCGCGGTCAGCAGACGCTCGCCCATGCGGCCCGCCCGGCGCGCCCCCTTGGGGCCCTGGTAACCGAGCCACACAGGCAGCCGGGGCTGCACCGGCCCCGGGGTGACCCCTTCCTCGGTCCACAGGCGGCGGAGTTCGCCGACCTGGGCGTCGAGGGTACGGTAACGGGCTTCGATGTCCGCGTCGAAGAGCCGGAACTCGGGCACGCGGTAGCCCGCGCCCAGTCCGAGATCAAGCCGGCCCCCGCTGATGATGTCCACCACCGCGGCCTCCTCGGCCAGTTGCGGTGTCTTGCGCAGCGGCGCGACGAGGATGCCCGTTCCCACGCGGACCCGGCGTGTGCGCGCGGCTGCCGCGGCGGCGAAGGTCAGGGGTTGCGGAAGGTAGGCGTCCTCGAACAGATGGTGTTCGGAGAACCAGACCGAGTCGGCGCCCAACCGCTCCGCCTCCTCGCACATCTCCAGGGTGAAGCCGTAGAGCTGTGCGGGGTCCTGCCGCCAGTTCGGCGGATTGCGGAGATCGAACCACAGGCCGACCTTCATCAACGATCACCCTTTCAGTGTATACATCAATCTTATTTGTCCATACTGCACAAGATCGCGTCTGTCGTCCGGAGGGGATGGCGGGCCCGGCGGGCACCCGGCTGACACTCGAGAGCAATATAGTCAGATAATTGAAGTATGATGACTGAATCATCGAGGTGTGATCGGAGCTGACAACGTGAGCGAGCAGCGCAAACCCATCTTCGACTGCGACAACCACATGTACGAGGAGCGGGACTCGTTCACCCGCTACCTCCCCAAGGAATACCTGGGGCAGGCCGTCGCGCCGGTCACTCTGGCGGACGGCCGCGAGGTCATCCTGGCCGGCGACCGGATCGTGGTGTGCCTGGAGCCGGAGTTCGGCCAGGTCTACCGGCCCGGCTCGCTCAAGGAGATGCTGAAGGCGATGGGCTCGGGAAACCCCGAGGAGACCTATCAGTTCGAGCCGATGCGTGAGGAATACACCAACCGCGACGCCCGGCTGGCGGCCATGGACGCGCAGGGCGTGGACCAGACCATCATGTATCCGGGCGGGTGGGCCCTGGTCGCGGAGGAGTACGTGCGGGGCGTCGAGCCGCTGTACGCCAACTACCACTCCTTCAACCGCTACATGAACGACGTGTGGGGCTTCGACCACCAGGGGCGCATCTACGCGCCCGCCATGATGTCGCTGCGCGATCTGCCCAGCGCCGTCAAGGAGTTGGAGTACGTGCTGGAGCAGGGTGCCCGCTTCATCCTGCTGCCCACCGGCCCCGTCTACGGCCGGTCGCCGGGCGACCCGTACTTCGACCCGTTCTGGAAACTCGTCGACGAGGCCGGCGCCAGCGTCTGTTACCACATCAGCGAGTACTACTACAACTCCCACGCGGCGCCGGCCTGGGGCCACGACCCCAGCCCGATTCACTTCCGGATGTCCGCCTGGCAGTGGCAGAACACCTACGGTCAGCGCCCGATCGAGGAGACGCTGTCCGCGCTGATCTTCGACAACCTCTTCGGCCGGTTCCCGAACATCCACGTCCTGGTGTCCGAGTTCGGCGCGGAGTGGGTGCCGCACTTCGTCCGGCACATGGACAAGTCCCGCGGCATGGGCCGCAACGGCCCCTGGATCGGTGGCCAGCTCGACGAGCGGCCCAGCCAGGTCTTCCGCAAGCACGTACGCGTCGTGCCGTACCCGGAGGACGACGTGGTCAGTCTCGTCCGGCGGCTCGGCCACCACGACTCGCTCGTGATGGGATCCGACTTCCCGCACGCCGAAGGCCTCGCCAACCCCGCCGACTTCCGCGGACTGCTGGGCGACCTCGACGAGTCCGTGAAGGACGACATCATGTACAACAACGCCCAAATCCTCGTCAGCCGCTGACCGTTCGGACGCGACACGTGTCGAGCGGCGGATCACGCTCGGTCGCGGTTGCCGCGCTTCACCGAGAAAACATCTGATTCACACACCTGATTGGGAGGTATGCCGTGGGGCTCCTCGACGGCAAGGTCGCCATCGTCACGGGTGGCGGCCGGGGACTCGGAAGGGCGCATTGCCTGGCCCTGGCGGACGCGGGCGCCACAGTGGTCGTCAACGACCTCGGCTCGGGATTGCACGGCGAGCAGGTCGGCGAGTCCCCCGCCGACGAGGTGGCCGCCGAGATCACCAAGGCGGGCGGCACCGCGAAGGCCAGCCACTGCTCGGTGTCGGACTGGCAGGCCACGGAGGCTCTGGTGGCCGACACCGTCGCTGAGTTCGGCCGCCTGGACATCGTGGTGAACAACGCGGGCATCGTCCGCGACCGCATGCTGTTCTCCATGAGCGAGGCCGACTTCGACGCGGTTATCGCGGTCCACCTCAAGGGCACGTTCGCGCTCAGCCGCCACGCGTGCGCCTACTGGCGAGACAGTTTCAAGCGAGGTGAGCCGGTCGCGGGCCGGATCGTCAACACCACGTCCGGCACAGGCCTGTTCGGCAACGTCGGCCAGGCCAACTACGGTGCGGCCAAGGCAGGCATCGCGAATCTGACCGCGATCACGGCCCTGGAGATGCGCCGCTACGGGGTCACCGCAAACGCCATCTCCCCGATCGCGGCCACCCGCATGACCGCCGACCTCGCGGTGGGGCACAGCGACATCGGCGCCGACGGCTTCGACCCCCGTGACCCGGCGAACGCCTCCGGAGTCGTCGTCTACCTCGCCTCGGACGCCTCCTCCTGGCTGACCGGGCAGGTGCTGCGCATCGACGGCGACAAGGTCAACCGCCTCCAGGGCTGGACGGTCACCGGCATTCACCCGAGCCGGACCGGCCGCGCGGTGACCGCCGAGGAACTGATCGATGCGCTGCCCCAGCTCTACGGGACCGCCCCCACCGGCCGCCCGGCGGTACGGCTGCCGTAGGCGCCTGTCGGCCACAACGGGGCGCCCGACACATATGGGCCGCCCTACACAACAATCCGGCGGGGCGTCCCCGCGGTTACGGAGGCAACGGTGGAGGCGGAAGACTTCGCGGCGGTTTTGTCCGAAGTGCGGAAATTCGTCCGCGAGCGTGTGGTGCCGCTCGAAGCGCAAATCGACGAGAAGGACGAGATGCCGGCGGAGATCCGCGCGGCGGCCAAGCAGATGGGGCTCTTCGGCTTTGCCCTGCCCGGGGAATACGGCGGCCTCGGCCTGTCCATGTACGAAGAAGTGCAGCTCATGTTCGAGCTGGGCTACACCACACCCTCGCTGCGCTCCATGTTCGGCACCAACAACGGCATCGCCGGGCACGTGCTCATGGTCGGAGGCACCGACGAGCAGAAGAAGCAGTGGCTGCCGCGCATCGCCAGTGGCGAGGTGACCGCGTCGTTCGCCCTGACCGAGCCCGACGCGGGCTCCGATCCCTCGACGTTGACCACCCACGCACGCCTCGACGGCGACGAGTGGGTGATCAACGGCGCGAAGCGGTACATCACCAACGCGCCGCTCGCCGACGTGTTCATGGTGTTCGCCCGCACCGACAAGGACGCGCCGCGCACGCGTGGCATCTCCACCTTCCTGGTCCCCGCCGGCACACCCGGCCTGACCGTCGGCCCGCGCGACCACAAGATGGGCCAGATGGGAGCATGGACCGCCGACGTCTACTTCGACGATGTCCGGGTCCCGGCCTCGGCTTTGGTGGGCGGCGAGGCCGGCCTGAACCGCGGCTTCTCCACCGCCATGGGCTGCATCGCCCACGGCCGCGTGCACATCTCCGCCCTGTGCGTGGGCATGGCCGAGCGCCTGGTCGACGAGTCCGTCGAATACGCCCGGACCCGGCAGCAGTCGGGACGCCCGATCGGCTCGTACCAACTCGTGCAGGGCTTGGTCGCCGACTCCATGACCGACTACTACGCGGGGCGGGCCACCGTCCTCGAAGCGGCGCGTAAGTTCGACACCGGCGAGGACACGAAGATCGGGCCCTCGTGTACGAAGTACTTCGCCAGCGAGATGGTGTGGCGGGTGGCCGACCGCACGGTCCAGATCCACGGCGGCGCCGGCTACATCCGCGGCGTCCCCGCCGAACGCTTCTACCGCGACGCACGGCTGTTCCGCATCTACGAGGGGACCAGCCAGATCCAACAGGTGATCATCGCCAAGGCCCTCCTGGGGAACGTCGCCCGCGGCTGACGGCACCCGCGCGACGGACATGAACGCGGCGTGGGAGGGGGTGTGGCGTAACCCCTCCCACGCCGTTTCGAGCTGCCCGCGCACGGAGCCTTTGCCGCGAAGCGGTCCTGCTGGGGCAGTTGGCGCACCCTGGCATTCCGCGCCTGCTCGACACCGGTTCGTACCGCACCGTCCCGTTCATCGTCATGGAGCTCGTCGAGGGCAAGAGCCTTGCCAATCAACGACATTTGACGTCGTTCGCCGTCGTGACGGCCGTCGCGATCGCCTATCAGACCGCGGACGCGTTGGCCGCGGCGCACCGCGGCGACATCGTGCACCGCGACCTCAAACCCGAGAACGTGATGATCCGCGAGGATGGCGTGTGCACCCTCATCGACTTCGGCATCGCCAAACCCCTGGGCGCCAACGTCACCAATTACACCCGCAACGGCTCAACGCTCGGCAGCAAGGGTTATCAGGCGCCGGAACAGCTGATGAACCGAGAGCCGACCACCCTCTCCGACATCTACAGCCTCGGATGTGTCTTCTACGTCCTGTTCGCCGGCCGCCGTCCCTTCCTGGGCACCGGCAGTGCGCTGGACCAACAACACCTGCACGATCTCCCCGACCGCGCGCGGAAATGGGTGCCGTATCTCCCGTCGGAGATCGACGACCTGATCGCGCGGATGTTGGCCAAAGCGCCGCAGGAACGCCCGGACATCGGTGAAGTCCTGGACGTCCTCAGGCCGTTCCTGCCGTCCGAAGGTGACCCCGTGCCGCAGCCGGGTCTCGACCAGGACCCCACCCTGCCTTACCGGCTGCCCGATGCCACGCCGCGTCGCGAGCCGACTGCCCCCGTCGCCCCGCCTCGTCCGCCGACCTGGCTGACGGCCGGCGACATCGACCGGCTGTGCGCGTCGGTCGAGGCCGAACTCGCCGCCGACGCACCGGGAGACGCGGTCGCCGCGCTTGCCGATTGCGCGCACCGGGCCCGTACCGAACTCGGGCGGCGCAACCGCCGTGTGGTCCGCATGTGGCGCCTTGCCGCGGAAGGGCTTCGCCTCGTGGGCAGTTGCCACCGTGCCGCGGAGTTCTACCGGGACCTGCGGGATGACGCGCCTGCCGTGTCGACGCCCTCCGGTCTCGCGGACCGTACGCGGTGGGCGCTCCGCTTCGCCGAGTGCCGGCTCCTGTCCGGCGAGATCGCCGAAGCCGTCGAGGTCCTGCG is from Yinghuangia sp. ASG 101 and encodes:
- a CDS encoding SDR family NAD(P)-dependent oxidoreductase, which codes for MNRLAGKTAVVTGAASGIGAVTAERLAAEGARTVVADLNLAGAQTVADRIIAAGGTALAVEVDLGDADSVPALIERTVREYGTIDVLHNNAAATHLAARSDPAVAEADPQVWDDTMRINVRGTVLAIKAAVPHMIEQGTGSIINTSSGSGLAGDLRNPAYGASKAALNNLTRYVATQYGKQGVRCNAIAPGFIVTGASSGSAHGAMQETMLRHHLTPRLGRPEDVANAVVFLASDEAGFITGQTLCVDGGLLAHQPYVADMRQG
- a CDS encoding LLM class flavin-dependent oxidoreductase, with protein sequence MKVGLWFDLRNPPNWRQDPAQLYGFTLEMCEEAERLGADSVWFSEHHLFEDAYLPQPLTFAAAAAARTRRVRVGTGILVAPLRKTPQLAEEAAVVDIISGGRLDLGLGAGYRVPEFRLFDADIEARYRTLDAQVGELRRLWTEEGVTPGPVQPRLPVWLGYQGPKGARRAGRMGERLLTANAASWPHYREGLLEGGHHPADGRMAGGIEAFVTDDPERDWPLVAPHIAYQLDSYRRYMVEGTGKPTPRPVDPEKLRGRAPRGPLSSYIFDTPEEVARQVWEYVGDAPVETVWFWASVAGLPPEAVARHVETICTRLRPLLQADPAA
- a CDS encoding amidohydrolase family protein, encoding MIGADNVSEQRKPIFDCDNHMYEERDSFTRYLPKEYLGQAVAPVTLADGREVILAGDRIVVCLEPEFGQVYRPGSLKEMLKAMGSGNPEETYQFEPMREEYTNRDARLAAMDAQGVDQTIMYPGGWALVAEEYVRGVEPLYANYHSFNRYMNDVWGFDHQGRIYAPAMMSLRDLPSAVKELEYVLEQGARFILLPTGPVYGRSPGDPYFDPFWKLVDEAGASVCYHISEYYYNSHAAPAWGHDPSPIHFRMSAWQWQNTYGQRPIEETLSALIFDNLFGRFPNIHVLVSEFGAEWVPHFVRHMDKSRGMGRNGPWIGGQLDERPSQVFRKHVRVVPYPEDDVVSLVRRLGHHDSLVMGSDFPHAEGLANPADFRGLLGDLDESVKDDIMYNNAQILVSR
- a CDS encoding SDR family NAD(P)-dependent oxidoreductase, which encodes MGLLDGKVAIVTGGGRGLGRAHCLALADAGATVVVNDLGSGLHGEQVGESPADEVAAEITKAGGTAKASHCSVSDWQATEALVADTVAEFGRLDIVVNNAGIVRDRMLFSMSEADFDAVIAVHLKGTFALSRHACAYWRDSFKRGEPVAGRIVNTTSGTGLFGNVGQANYGAAKAGIANLTAITALEMRRYGVTANAISPIAATRMTADLAVGHSDIGADGFDPRDPANASGVVVYLASDASSWLTGQVLRIDGDKVNRLQGWTVTGIHPSRTGRAVTAEELIDALPQLYGTAPTGRPAVRLP
- a CDS encoding acyl-CoA dehydrogenase family protein; translation: MEAEDFAAVLSEVRKFVRERVVPLEAQIDEKDEMPAEIRAAAKQMGLFGFALPGEYGGLGLSMYEEVQLMFELGYTTPSLRSMFGTNNGIAGHVLMVGGTDEQKKQWLPRIASGEVTASFALTEPDAGSDPSTLTTHARLDGDEWVINGAKRYITNAPLADVFMVFARTDKDAPRTRGISTFLVPAGTPGLTVGPRDHKMGQMGAWTADVYFDDVRVPASALVGGEAGLNRGFSTAMGCIAHGRVHISALCVGMAERLVDESVEYARTRQQSGRPIGSYQLVQGLVADSMTDYYAGRATVLEAARKFDTGEDTKIGPSCTKYFASEMVWRVADRTVQIHGGAGYIRGVPAERFYRDARLFRIYEGTSQIQQVIIAKALLGNVARG